One genomic segment of Kogia breviceps isolate mKogBre1 chromosome 11, mKogBre1 haplotype 1, whole genome shotgun sequence includes these proteins:
- the DCTN1 gene encoding dynactin subunit 1 isoform X2, which produces MAQSKRHVYSRTPSGSRMSAEASARPLRVGSRVEVIGKGYRGTVAYVGATLFATGKWVGVILDEAKGKNDGTVQGRKYFTCEEGHGIFVRQSQIQVFEDGADTTSPETPDSSASKVLRREGTDSNAKTSKLAPTARKTTTRRPKPTRPASTGVAGASSSLGPSGSASAGELSSSEPSTPAQTPLAAPMIPTPALTSPGAAAPLPSPSKEEEGLRAQVRDLEEKLETLRLKRAEDKAKLKELEKHKIQLEQVQEWKSKMQEQQADLQRRLKEARKEAKEALEAKERYMEEMADTADAIEMATLDKEMAEERAESLQQEVEALKERVDELTTDLEILKAEIEEKGSDGAASSYQLKQLEEQNARLKDALVRMRDLSSSEKQEHVKLQKLMEKKNQELEVVRQQRERLQEELSQAESTIDELKEQVDAALGAEEMVEMLTDRNLNLEEKVRELRETVGDLEAMNEMNDELQENARETELELREQLDMAGARVREAQKRVEAAQETVADYQQTIKKYRQLTAHLQDVNRELTNQQEASVERQQQPPPETFDFKIKFAETKAHAKAIEMELRQMEVAQANRHMSLLTAFMPDSFLRPGGDHDCVLVLLLMPRLICKAELIRKQAQEKFELSENCSERPGLRGAVGEQLSFAAGLVYSLSLLQATLHRYEHALSQCNVDVYKKVGSLYPEMSAHERSLDFLIELLHKDQLDETVNVEPLTKAIKYYQHLYSIHLSEQPEDSTIQLADHIKFTQSALDCMSVEVGRLRAFLQGGQEASDIALLLRDLETSCSDIRQFCKKIRRRMPGTDAPGIPAALAFGPQVSDTLLDCRKHLTWVVAVLQEVAAAAAQLIAPLAENEGLPVAALEELAFKASEQIYGTPSSSPYECLRQSCNILISTMNKLATAMQEGEYDAERPPSKPPPVELRAAALRAEITDAEGLGLKLEDRETVIKELKKSLKIKGEELSEANVRLSLLEKKLDSAAKDADERIEKVQTRLEETQALLRKKEKEFEETMDALQADIDQLEAEKAELKQRLNSQSKRTIEGLRGPPPSGIATLVSGIAGEEQQRGSTSGQALGSVPGPGLVKDSPLLLQQISAMRLHISQLQHENSILKGAQMKASLAALPPLHVAKLSLLPREGPGSDLAAGVLYRKTNQLLETLNQLSTHTHVVDITRTSPAAKSPSAQLLEQVAQLKALSDTIEKLKDEVLKETVSQRPGATVPTDFATFPSSAFLRAKEEQQDDTVYMGKVTFSCAAGLGQRHRLVLTQEQLHQLHGRLIS; this is translated from the exons ATGGCCCAGAGCAAGAGGCACGTGTACAGCCGG ACTCCCAGCGGCAGCAGAATGAGTGCGGAGGCAAGTGCCCGGCCTCTGCGAGTGGGCTCCCGTGTGGAGGTGATTGGAAAAGGCTACCGTGGCACTGTGGCCTATGTTGGAGCCACGCTATTTGCCACTGGCAAATGGGTAGGTGTGATTCTGGATGAAGCAAAAGGCAAGAATGATGGAACTGTCCAAGGCAGGAAGTACTTCACTTGTGAGGAAGGGCATGGCATCTTTGTGCGCCAATCCCAG ATCCAGGTATTTGAAGATGGAGCAGATACTACTTCCCCAGAGACACCTGATTCTTCTGCCTCAAAGGTCCTCAGAAGAG AGGGAACTGACTCAAATGCAAAGACCAGCAAACTG GCACCGACAGCCCGAAAG ACTACAACCCGGCGGCCCAAG CCCACCCGCCCAGCCAGCACTGGGGTAGCTGGGGCCAGTAGTTCCCTGGGCCCCTCTGGCTCAGCATCAGCAGGTGAGCTGAGCAGCAGTGAGCCCAGCACCCCAGCTCAGACTCCTCTGGCGGCACCCATGATCCCCACGCCAGCCCTCACCTCTCCTGGAGCAGCCGCACCGCTTCCTTCCCCGTCTAAG gaggaggaggggctgagagCCCAAGTGCGGGACCTGGAGGAGAAACTGGAGACCCTGCGACTGAAACGTGCAGAAGACAAGGCAAAGCTAAAAGAGCTGGAGAAACACAAGATTCAGCTGGAGCAGGTGCAGGAATGGAAAAGCAAAATGCAAGAGCAGCAGGCAGACCTGCAGCGGCGCCTCAAGGAGGCTCGGAAG GAAGCCAAGGAGGCCCTAGAGGCAAAGGAACGCTACATGGAGGAGATGGCTGACACTGCCGATGCCATCGAGATGGCCACTCTGGATAAGGAGATGGCCGAAGAGCGGGCTGAGTCCCTACAGCAAGAGGTGGAGGCACTGAAGGAGCGTGTGGACGAGCTCACCACTGACTTGGAGATCCTCAAGGCTGAGATTGAAGAGAAGG GCTCAGATGGCGCTGCGTCTAGTTATCAGCTCAAGCAGCTTGAGGAGCAGAACGCCCGACTAAAGGATGCCCTAGTGAG AATGCGGGACCTTTCTTCCTCCGAGAAACAGGAGCACGTGAAACTCCAGAAGCTCATGGAAAAGAAGAACCAAGAGCTGGAAGTTGTGAGGCAACAGCGGGAGCGTCTGCAGGAGGAACTGAGCCAGGCAGAGAGCACCATCGATGAGCTCAAGGAGCAG GTGGATGCTGCTCTGGGTGCTGAGGAGATGGTGGAGATGCTGACAGACCGGAACCTGAATCTGGAAGAGAAAGTGCGGGAATTGAGAGAAACTGTGGGGGACTTG GAAGCAATGAATGAAATGAACGATGAGCTGCAGGAGAATGCACGTGAGACAGAACTGGAGCTGCGGGAGCAGCTGGATATGGCGGGTGCACGGGTGCGAGAGGCCCAGAAGCGTGTGGAGGCGGCCCAGGAGACAGTTGCAGACTATCAGCAAACCATCAAGAAGTATCGCCAGCTGACCGCCCACCTGCAG GATGTGAACCGGGAACTGACAAACCAGCAGGAAGCATCTGTGGAGAGGCAGCAGCAGCCACCCCCAGAGACTTTTGACTTCAAAATCAAGTTTGCTGAGACTAAGGCCCATGCCAAG GCAATTGAGATGGAACTGAGGCAGATGGAGGTGGCACAGGCCAACCGGCACATGTCCCTGCTGACAGCCTTCATGCCTGACAGCTTCCTTCGGCCAGGTGGGGACCATGACTGCGTCCTGGTGCTGCTGCTCATGCCTCGTCTAATTTGCAAG GCAGAGCTAATCCGGAAGCAGGCCCAGGAGAAATTTGAACTAAGTGAGAACTGTTCAGAGCGGCCAGGACTTCGCGGAGCTGTGGGGGAGCAGCTCAGCTTTGCTGCTGGGCTGGTGTATTCGCTGAGTTTGCTGCAGGCCACACTCCACCGTTACGAGCA TGCCCTCTCTCAGTGCAATGTGGACGTGTATAAGAAGGTGGGCAGCCTCTACCCTGAGATGAGTGCCCACGAACGCTCCTTGGATTTTCTCATTGAGCTGCTGCACAAGGATCAGCTGGACGAGACTGTCAACGTAGAGCCTCTCACCAAAGCCATCAAGTACTACCAG CATCTGTACAGCATCCACCTCTCTGAACAACCGGAGGACAGTACCATACAGCTGGCTGACCACATTAAG TTCACCCAGAGTGCCCTGGACTGCATGAGTGTGGAGGTGGGACGGCTGCGGGCCTTTTTGCAG GGTGGGCAGGAGGCTTCAGATATTGCCCTCCTGCTCCGGGACCTGGAAACTTCGTGCAGTGATATCCGGCAGTTCTGCAAGAAGATCCGGAGGCGAATGCCAGGGACAGATGCTCCTGGGATCCCAGCTGCACTGGCCTTTGGACCACAG GTATCCGACACACTCCTAGACTGCAGGAAACACCTGACGTGGGTGGTGGCTGTGCTGCAGGAGGTGGCCGCTGCAGCTGCCCAGCTCATTGCCCCGCTGGCAGAGAATGAAGGCCTGCCTGTGGCTGCCCTGGAGGAGCTGGCTTTCAAAGCAAGCGAGCAG ATCTACGGGACACCCTCCAGCAGCCCCTATGAGTGTCTGCGCCAGTCATGCAACATCTTGATCAGTACGATGAACAAATTGGCCACAGCCATGCAGGAGGGAGAGTATGATGCAGAACGGCCCCCTAGCAAG CCTCCCCCAGTTGAGCTGCGGGCTGCAGCCCTTCGTGCAGAGATCACAGATGCTGAAGGCCTGGGCTTGAAGCTTGAAGATCGAGAGACAGTTATTAAGGAGTTGAAGAAGTCACTGAAGATCAAG GGAGAAGAGCTCAGTGAGGCCAATGTGCGGCTGAGCCTCCTGGAGAAGAAGCTGGACAGTGCAGCCAAGGATGCAGATGAGCGCATCGAGAAAGTCCAGACTCGGCTGGAGGAGACCCAGGCGCTGCTGCGGAAGAAGGAGAA AGAGTTTGAGGAGACGATGGATGCACTTCAGGCTGACATCGACCAGCTGGAGGCAGAGAAAGCAGAGTTAAAGCAGCGATTGAACAGCCAGTCCAAGCGCACGATTGAGGGGCTCCGGGGTCCCCCTCCCTCGGGTATTGCTACCCTGGTGTCTGGCATTGCTGGTG AAGAACAGCAGCGAG GAAGTACCTCTGGGCAGGCTCTGGGATCTGTGCCAGGCCCAGGGCTAGTGAAGGACTCACCACTGCTGCTTCAGCAGATCTCTGCCATGAGGTTGCACATCTCCCAGCTCCAGCATGAGAACAGCATCCTCAAG GGAGCCCAGATGAAGGCATCCTTAGCAGCCCTGCCCCCTCTGCACGTGGCAAAGCTTTCTCTCCTACCCCGTGAGGGCCCTGGCAGTGATCTAGCTGCTGGAGTGCTGTATCGTAAGACTAACCAGCTGCTGGAGACATTGAATCAGTTGAGCACACACACCCATGTCGTGGACATCACCCGCACCAGCCCTG CTGCCAAGAGCCCATCGGCCCAGCTCCTGGAGCAAGTGGCTCAGCTCAAGGCCCTAAGCGACACCATTGAGAAGCTCAAG GATGAGGTCCTTAAGGAGACCGTATCTCAGCGCCCTGGAGCCACAGTCCCCACTGACTTTGCCACCTTCCCTTCATCAGCCTTCCTCAGG GCCAAGGAAGAGCAGCAGGACGACACTGTATACATGGGCAAAGTGACCTTCTCGTGTGCTGCTGGCCTTGGACAGCGACACCGGCTGGTGCTCACCCAGGAGCAGCTGCACCAGCTTCATGGTCGCCTCATCTCCTAA
- the DCTN1 gene encoding dynactin subunit 1 isoform X6, whose amino-acid sequence MSAEASARPLRVGSRVEVIGKGYRGTVAYVGATLFATGKWVGVILDEAKGKNDGTVQGRKYFTCEEGHGIFVRQSQIQVFEDGADTTSPETPDSSASKVLRREGTDSNAKTSKLRGLKPKKAPTARKTTTRRPKPTRPASTGVAGASSSLGPSGSASAGELSSSEPSTPAQTPLAAPMIPTPALTSPGAAAPLPSPSKEEEGLRAQVRDLEEKLETLRLKRAEDKAKLKELEKHKIQLEQVQEWKSKMQEQQADLQRRLKEARKEAKEALEAKERYMEEMADTADAIEMATLDKEMAEERAESLQQEVEALKERVDELTTDLEILKAEIEEKGSDGAASSYQLKQLEEQNARLKDALVRMRDLSSSEKQEHVKLQKLMEKKNQELEVVRQQRERLQEELSQAESTIDELKEQVDAALGAEEMVEMLTDRNLNLEEKVRELRETVGDLEAMNEMNDELQENARETELELREQLDMAGARVREAQKRVEAAQETVADYQQTIKKYRQLTAHLQDVNRELTNQQEASVERQQQPPPETFDFKIKFAETKAHAKAIEMELRQMEVAQANRHMSLLTAFMPDSFLRPGGDHDCVLVLLLMPRLICKAELIRKQAQEKFELSENCSERPGLRGAVGEQLSFAAGLVYSLSLLQATLHRYEHALSQCNVDVYKKVGSLYPEMSAHERSLDFLIELLHKDQLDETVNVEPLTKAIKYYQHLYSIHLSEQPEDSTIQLADHIKFTQSALDCMSVEVGRLRAFLQGGQEASDIALLLRDLETSCSDIRQFCKKIRRRMPGTDAPGIPAALAFGPQVSDTLLDCRKHLTWVVAVLQEVAAAAAQLIAPLAENEGLPVAALEELAFKASEQIYGTPSSSPYECLRQSCNILISTMNKLATAMQEGEYDAERPPSKPPPVELRAAALRAEITDAEGLGLKLEDRETVIKELKKSLKIKGEELSEANVRLSLLEKKLDSAAKDADERIEKVQTRLEETQALLRKKEKEFEETMDALQADIDQLEAEKAELKQRLNSQSKRTIEGLRGPPPSGIATLVSGIAGGSTSGQALGSVPGPGLVKDSPLLLQQISAMRLHISQLQHENSILKGAQMKASLAALPPLHVAKLSLLPREGPGSDLAAGVLYRKTNQLLETLNQLSTHTHVVDITRTSPAAKSPSAQLLEQVAQLKALSDTIEKLKDEVLKETVSQRPGATVPTDFATFPSSAFLRAKEEQQDDTVYMGKVTFSCAAGLGQRHRLVLTQEQLHQLHGRLIS is encoded by the exons ATGAGTGCGGAGGCAAGTGCCCGGCCTCTGCGAGTGGGCTCCCGTGTGGAGGTGATTGGAAAAGGCTACCGTGGCACTGTGGCCTATGTTGGAGCCACGCTATTTGCCACTGGCAAATGGGTAGGTGTGATTCTGGATGAAGCAAAAGGCAAGAATGATGGAACTGTCCAAGGCAGGAAGTACTTCACTTGTGAGGAAGGGCATGGCATCTTTGTGCGCCAATCCCAG ATCCAGGTATTTGAAGATGGAGCAGATACTACTTCCCCAGAGACACCTGATTCTTCTGCCTCAAAGGTCCTCAGAAGAG AGGGAACTGACTCAAATGCAAAGACCAGCAAACTG CGGGGCCTGAAGCCTAAGAAG GCACCGACAGCCCGAAAG ACTACAACCCGGCGGCCCAAG CCCACCCGCCCAGCCAGCACTGGGGTAGCTGGGGCCAGTAGTTCCCTGGGCCCCTCTGGCTCAGCATCAGCAGGTGAGCTGAGCAGCAGTGAGCCCAGCACCCCAGCTCAGACTCCTCTGGCGGCACCCATGATCCCCACGCCAGCCCTCACCTCTCCTGGAGCAGCCGCACCGCTTCCTTCCCCGTCTAAG gaggaggaggggctgagagCCCAAGTGCGGGACCTGGAGGAGAAACTGGAGACCCTGCGACTGAAACGTGCAGAAGACAAGGCAAAGCTAAAAGAGCTGGAGAAACACAAGATTCAGCTGGAGCAGGTGCAGGAATGGAAAAGCAAAATGCAAGAGCAGCAGGCAGACCTGCAGCGGCGCCTCAAGGAGGCTCGGAAG GAAGCCAAGGAGGCCCTAGAGGCAAAGGAACGCTACATGGAGGAGATGGCTGACACTGCCGATGCCATCGAGATGGCCACTCTGGATAAGGAGATGGCCGAAGAGCGGGCTGAGTCCCTACAGCAAGAGGTGGAGGCACTGAAGGAGCGTGTGGACGAGCTCACCACTGACTTGGAGATCCTCAAGGCTGAGATTGAAGAGAAGG GCTCAGATGGCGCTGCGTCTAGTTATCAGCTCAAGCAGCTTGAGGAGCAGAACGCCCGACTAAAGGATGCCCTAGTGAG AATGCGGGACCTTTCTTCCTCCGAGAAACAGGAGCACGTGAAACTCCAGAAGCTCATGGAAAAGAAGAACCAAGAGCTGGAAGTTGTGAGGCAACAGCGGGAGCGTCTGCAGGAGGAACTGAGCCAGGCAGAGAGCACCATCGATGAGCTCAAGGAGCAG GTGGATGCTGCTCTGGGTGCTGAGGAGATGGTGGAGATGCTGACAGACCGGAACCTGAATCTGGAAGAGAAAGTGCGGGAATTGAGAGAAACTGTGGGGGACTTG GAAGCAATGAATGAAATGAACGATGAGCTGCAGGAGAATGCACGTGAGACAGAACTGGAGCTGCGGGAGCAGCTGGATATGGCGGGTGCACGGGTGCGAGAGGCCCAGAAGCGTGTGGAGGCGGCCCAGGAGACAGTTGCAGACTATCAGCAAACCATCAAGAAGTATCGCCAGCTGACCGCCCACCTGCAG GATGTGAACCGGGAACTGACAAACCAGCAGGAAGCATCTGTGGAGAGGCAGCAGCAGCCACCCCCAGAGACTTTTGACTTCAAAATCAAGTTTGCTGAGACTAAGGCCCATGCCAAG GCAATTGAGATGGAACTGAGGCAGATGGAGGTGGCACAGGCCAACCGGCACATGTCCCTGCTGACAGCCTTCATGCCTGACAGCTTCCTTCGGCCAGGTGGGGACCATGACTGCGTCCTGGTGCTGCTGCTCATGCCTCGTCTAATTTGCAAG GCAGAGCTAATCCGGAAGCAGGCCCAGGAGAAATTTGAACTAAGTGAGAACTGTTCAGAGCGGCCAGGACTTCGCGGAGCTGTGGGGGAGCAGCTCAGCTTTGCTGCTGGGCTGGTGTATTCGCTGAGTTTGCTGCAGGCCACACTCCACCGTTACGAGCA TGCCCTCTCTCAGTGCAATGTGGACGTGTATAAGAAGGTGGGCAGCCTCTACCCTGAGATGAGTGCCCACGAACGCTCCTTGGATTTTCTCATTGAGCTGCTGCACAAGGATCAGCTGGACGAGACTGTCAACGTAGAGCCTCTCACCAAAGCCATCAAGTACTACCAG CATCTGTACAGCATCCACCTCTCTGAACAACCGGAGGACAGTACCATACAGCTGGCTGACCACATTAAG TTCACCCAGAGTGCCCTGGACTGCATGAGTGTGGAGGTGGGACGGCTGCGGGCCTTTTTGCAG GGTGGGCAGGAGGCTTCAGATATTGCCCTCCTGCTCCGGGACCTGGAAACTTCGTGCAGTGATATCCGGCAGTTCTGCAAGAAGATCCGGAGGCGAATGCCAGGGACAGATGCTCCTGGGATCCCAGCTGCACTGGCCTTTGGACCACAG GTATCCGACACACTCCTAGACTGCAGGAAACACCTGACGTGGGTGGTGGCTGTGCTGCAGGAGGTGGCCGCTGCAGCTGCCCAGCTCATTGCCCCGCTGGCAGAGAATGAAGGCCTGCCTGTGGCTGCCCTGGAGGAGCTGGCTTTCAAAGCAAGCGAGCAG ATCTACGGGACACCCTCCAGCAGCCCCTATGAGTGTCTGCGCCAGTCATGCAACATCTTGATCAGTACGATGAACAAATTGGCCACAGCCATGCAGGAGGGAGAGTATGATGCAGAACGGCCCCCTAGCAAG CCTCCCCCAGTTGAGCTGCGGGCTGCAGCCCTTCGTGCAGAGATCACAGATGCTGAAGGCCTGGGCTTGAAGCTTGAAGATCGAGAGACAGTTATTAAGGAGTTGAAGAAGTCACTGAAGATCAAG GGAGAAGAGCTCAGTGAGGCCAATGTGCGGCTGAGCCTCCTGGAGAAGAAGCTGGACAGTGCAGCCAAGGATGCAGATGAGCGCATCGAGAAAGTCCAGACTCGGCTGGAGGAGACCCAGGCGCTGCTGCGGAAGAAGGAGAA AGAGTTTGAGGAGACGATGGATGCACTTCAGGCTGACATCGACCAGCTGGAGGCAGAGAAAGCAGAGTTAAAGCAGCGATTGAACAGCCAGTCCAAGCGCACGATTGAGGGGCTCCGGGGTCCCCCTCCCTCGGGTATTGCTACCCTGGTGTCTGGCATTGCTGGTG GAAGTACCTCTGGGCAGGCTCTGGGATCTGTGCCAGGCCCAGGGCTAGTGAAGGACTCACCACTGCTGCTTCAGCAGATCTCTGCCATGAGGTTGCACATCTCCCAGCTCCAGCATGAGAACAGCATCCTCAAG GGAGCCCAGATGAAGGCATCCTTAGCAGCCCTGCCCCCTCTGCACGTGGCAAAGCTTTCTCTCCTACCCCGTGAGGGCCCTGGCAGTGATCTAGCTGCTGGAGTGCTGTATCGTAAGACTAACCAGCTGCTGGAGACATTGAATCAGTTGAGCACACACACCCATGTCGTGGACATCACCCGCACCAGCCCTG CTGCCAAGAGCCCATCGGCCCAGCTCCTGGAGCAAGTGGCTCAGCTCAAGGCCCTAAGCGACACCATTGAGAAGCTCAAG GATGAGGTCCTTAAGGAGACCGTATCTCAGCGCCCTGGAGCCACAGTCCCCACTGACTTTGCCACCTTCCCTTCATCAGCCTTCCTCAGG GCCAAGGAAGAGCAGCAGGACGACACTGTATACATGGGCAAAGTGACCTTCTCGTGTGCTGCTGGCCTTGGACAGCGACACCGGCTGGTGCTCACCCAGGAGCAGCTGCACCAGCTTCATGGTCGCCTCATCTCCTAA